In a single window of the Prochlorococcus marinus str. AS9601 genome:
- the rpaB gene encoding response regulator transcription factor RpaB, with amino-acid sequence MALSSQTKETILVADDEASIRRILETRLSMIGYKVVTASDGKEALKLFKDYEPDLVVLDVMMPKLDGYGVCQELRKDSDVPIVMLTALGDVADRITGLELGADDYVVKPFSPKELEARIRCVLRRIDKEQIPGMPNSGLILVTDIKIDTNRRQVFKSDERIRLTGMEFSLLELLVSRSGEPFSRGEILKEVWGYTPERHVDTRVVDVHISRLRSKLEADPANPELILTARGTGYLFQRIVDITPFDGK; translated from the coding sequence ATGGCTCTATCTAGTCAAACTAAAGAAACAATTCTTGTCGCAGATGACGAGGCAAGTATTAGAAGAATTTTGGAGACGCGCCTCTCCATGATTGGTTACAAAGTAGTAACTGCAAGTGATGGTAAAGAAGCATTAAAGTTATTTAAAGATTATGAGCCTGATTTAGTAGTACTTGACGTTATGATGCCAAAATTAGATGGCTATGGAGTTTGTCAAGAATTAAGGAAAGATTCTGATGTTCCCATTGTTATGTTAACTGCGTTAGGAGATGTTGCAGACAGGATAACAGGTTTAGAATTAGGTGCTGATGATTATGTTGTTAAACCATTTAGTCCTAAGGAATTAGAAGCTAGAATTAGATGTGTTTTAAGAAGAATTGACAAAGAACAAATTCCTGGAATGCCTAATTCAGGATTAATTTTAGTTACTGATATAAAAATTGATACAAATCGAAGACAAGTTTTTAAAAGCGATGAGAGAATTAGATTAACCGGTATGGAATTTAGTCTTTTAGAGCTTTTGGTAAGTAGGTCAGGTGAGCCTTTTAGTAGAGGAGAAATTTTGAAGGAAGTTTGGGGATATACACCTGAGAGACATGTAGATACGAGAGTAGTCGATGTCCATATATCAAGATTAAGATCAAAACTTGAGGCTGATCCAGCAAATCCTGAATTGATATTAACAGCGAGGGGCACAGGATATCTTTTTCAAAGAATTGTAGATATTACTCCTTTTGATGGTAAATAA
- the plsX gene encoding phosphate acyltransferase PlsX has translation MGKESAQKINKPRAIRRLVIWYKRNTAVTSLVDTAASSAVTASNVAGNVVSSAGSVVSTASNVASNVAGNVAGNVVSSAESVVNTASSVVSNASSIAKNTLQPLVFDPLKRLQNNDNILDRVEESQSKRIWIAVDGMGGDYAPGPILEGCLEAISRFPINIKFVGKIETVKVAAEKTGLAELLENAVDNNRLELIDSGDPIGMNEEATAVRKRKNASINVAMDLVKNNKAEAVYSAGNSGAMMASAIFRIGRLKGIDRPAIGALFPTRDQTRPVLVLDVGANTDCKPSYLHQFALLGNIYAKDVLQVKKPRIGLLNIGEEECKGNDLSLKTYELLSSEKSFDFGGNCEGRDVLSGSFDVVVCDGFTGNILLKFLESVGGVLLDILRSELPRGRRGKVGSAFLRSNLLRIKKRLDHAEHGGALLLGVNGICVIGHGSSKSLSVVSALRLAHSAVNHGVMDNLNQLQKLQVLNS, from the coding sequence ATGGGGAAAGAAAGTGCACAAAAAATTAACAAGCCCAGAGCTATCAGAAGATTAGTTATCTGGTACAAAAGAAACACGGCTGTAACTTCATTAGTAGATACTGCTGCTAGTTCTGCGGTAACTGCTAGTAATGTTGCGGGTAATGTAGTTTCTAGTGCTGGCTCTGTCGTGAGCACAGCTAGTAATGTCGCGAGTAATGTTGCAGGTAATGTTGCAGGTAATGTGGTTTCAAGCGCTGAATCTGTTGTGAATACCGCCAGCAGTGTTGTTTCAAATGCTAGCTCAATAGCTAAAAATACATTACAGCCATTAGTTTTTGACCCATTAAAAAGATTACAAAATAACGATAATATTTTAGATAGGGTGGAAGAATCTCAATCTAAAAGAATTTGGATTGCTGTTGATGGTATGGGTGGAGATTATGCTCCTGGTCCAATTCTTGAGGGTTGCCTTGAAGCAATAAGTAGATTTCCAATAAATATAAAATTCGTAGGCAAAATTGAAACAGTTAAAGTTGCAGCAGAAAAAACAGGTTTAGCAGAATTGTTAGAAAATGCAGTTGATAATAATCGTCTTGAATTAATTGATAGTGGAGATCCTATTGGGATGAATGAAGAAGCTACTGCAGTTAGAAAAAGGAAAAATGCAAGTATAAATGTTGCAATGGATTTAGTAAAAAATAATAAAGCTGAAGCTGTTTATTCAGCGGGTAATTCAGGCGCCATGATGGCTTCTGCCATATTTAGAATTGGGCGATTGAAAGGGATTGATAGACCAGCCATAGGAGCATTATTTCCAACAAGGGATCAAACTCGCCCGGTATTAGTTTTAGATGTCGGTGCTAATACTGATTGTAAGCCATCTTATCTGCATCAATTTGCACTTCTAGGTAATATTTATGCAAAGGATGTCTTACAAGTAAAAAAACCAAGAATTGGTCTTTTAAATATTGGAGAAGAAGAATGTAAAGGTAATGATTTATCCCTAAAAACATATGAATTACTTTCCTCTGAAAAAAGTTTTGATTTTGGAGGTAACTGTGAAGGGAGAGATGTATTATCAGGTAGTTTCGACGTAGTAGTCTGTGATGGATTTACTGGAAATATATTATTGAAATTTCTTGAATCTGTGGGAGGAGTTTTATTAGATATTTTGAGATCTGAGCTACCTCGTGGAAGAAGGGGGAAAGTTGGTTCAGCTTTTTTAAGAAGTAATCTACTAAGAATTAAGAAAAGGTTAGATCATGCCGAACATGGAGGAGCTTTATTACTTGGGGTGAATGGTATTTGCGTTATTGGTCATGGAAGTAGCAAATCTTTATCAGTAGTTAGTGCTCTTCGCTTGGCCCACTCTGCAGTAAATCATGGTGTTATGGACAATTTAAATCAACTGCAAAAGCTTCAAGTTTTAAATTCATAA
- a CDS encoding beta-ketoacyl-ACP synthase III, translating into MEGINFNQIGVSFKGSGSYVPDQILTNQKISQKVDTSNEWIQSRTGISERRISSVEDNVTEMGYKAALTAIEMANWDIKTIDLIVLATSTPHDLFGSAPSIQAKLGAANAVAFDLTAACSGFLFALITASQFLKGGSFKRAIVIGADQLSSFVDWNDRRSCILFGDGAGALAIEATNEFDNFIGFDMRTDGGRGSFLNLPSINNKDSIVDEIDFLSGGFSPIQMNGQEVYKFAVKEVPLILQKLLKKMKYNSDQVDWLLLHQANQRILDSVGERLKIPREKILSNLEKYGNTSAATIPLMMDEAVRDYRIKQNDIIATSGFGAGLSWGAALIKWG; encoded by the coding sequence TTGGAAGGAATAAATTTTAATCAGATTGGAGTGTCATTCAAGGGAAGTGGAAGTTATGTACCTGATCAAATCCTAACCAATCAAAAAATTAGTCAAAAGGTTGATACAAGCAATGAATGGATACAATCTAGAACTGGTATTTCTGAGAGAAGAATCTCGAGCGTAGAAGATAATGTTACTGAGATGGGCTATAAGGCTGCTCTAACTGCTATAGAAATGGCTAATTGGGATATTAAAACGATTGATTTGATTGTTTTAGCTACTTCTACTCCTCATGATTTATTTGGATCAGCTCCATCCATTCAAGCTAAATTAGGGGCAGCTAATGCTGTAGCTTTCGATTTAACTGCAGCTTGTAGTGGCTTTTTATTTGCCTTAATAACAGCCTCACAATTTTTAAAAGGGGGTAGTTTTAAAAGGGCTATTGTTATTGGAGCAGATCAATTATCAAGTTTTGTTGATTGGAATGATAGAAGAAGTTGTATTCTCTTTGGAGATGGTGCCGGTGCATTAGCAATTGAAGCCACAAATGAATTTGATAATTTTATAGGTTTTGATATGAGAACTGATGGGGGGAGGGGTTCTTTTCTTAATCTTCCATCAATAAATAATAAGGATTCAATAGTTGATGAAATTGACTTTTTAAGTGGAGGTTTTTCTCCAATTCAGATGAATGGTCAGGAAGTTTATAAATTCGCAGTTAAAGAAGTTCCCCTAATTCTTCAAAAGTTGTTGAAAAAAATGAAATATAATTCTGATCAAGTTGATTGGCTCTTGTTGCATCAAGCTAATCAAAGAATATTGGATTCTGTAGGAGAAAGGTTAAAAATTCCCAGAGAAAAGATTCTTAGCAATTTAGAAAAATATGGCAATACGTCAGCAGCAACAATTCCACTAATGATGGATGAGGCTGTAAGAGATTATAGAATTAAACAAAATGATATTATTGCTACAAGTGGTTTCGGTGCTGGGCTAAGTTGGGGTGCAGCCCTAATTAAATGGGGTTAA
- the fabD gene encoding ACP S-malonyltransferase, which produces MKVAWVFPGQGSQKIGMAKQIENLPITKERFSYASEIFERNLFEICELNTEPTNPLLDLNYTKNTQICLFLVESILLDALKENGFKPTYVAGHSLGEITALYCSDVFSFEDCVSLIKERSQLMVNAGKGSMAAVIGFDRNQLDLLVQKIDDIVIANDNSSSQVVLSGSTEALDNLSKEIACKRFLKLNVSGAFHSPFMNEPSSKFCEYLKKIKFNNPSFPVISNYEPSLCSDPNELKIRLEKQMCNGVRWRETMDLMAKDSDLHIVEIGPSNVLSGLAKRHLKDVKISQVSSSDQISY; this is translated from the coding sequence ATGAAAGTTGCATGGGTATTCCCTGGACAGGGTTCGCAAAAAATTGGAATGGCAAAACAAATTGAAAATCTGCCGATCACAAAAGAGAGGTTTAGCTATGCTTCTGAGATATTTGAGAGAAATTTATTTGAAATTTGTGAATTAAATACTGAACCAACAAATCCTCTTCTTGATTTGAATTACACAAAAAATACACAAATTTGTCTTTTTTTAGTTGAATCAATTTTATTAGATGCATTAAAGGAAAATGGATTTAAACCAACTTATGTTGCGGGACACAGTCTTGGAGAAATCACTGCACTATATTGTTCGGATGTTTTTTCATTCGAAGATTGTGTTTCTCTTATAAAAGAAAGGTCTCAATTAATGGTCAATGCTGGTAAAGGATCTATGGCAGCAGTAATTGGTTTTGATAGAAATCAACTTGATTTATTAGTGCAAAAAATTGATGATATTGTAATTGCTAATGATAATAGCTCTTCCCAAGTTGTCTTATCAGGATCTACTGAAGCCTTAGATAATTTATCGAAAGAAATTGCTTGTAAAAGATTCTTGAAATTAAATGTTTCAGGAGCATTTCATTCACCATTTATGAATGAACCTTCATCAAAATTTTGTGAGTATTTAAAAAAGATTAAATTTAACAATCCTTCTTTCCCTGTGATAAGTAATTATGAACCTTCACTGTGTAGCGATCCAAACGAGCTTAAAATTAGATTAGAAAAGCAAATGTGTAATGGAGTGAGGTGGCGAGAAACTATGGATTTAATGGCAAAAGATAGTGATCTTCATATTGTCGAAATTGGCCCTTCTAATGTACTAAGTGGTTTAGCAAAAAGACATCTTAAAGATGTAAAAATTTCTCAAGTATCATCTTCTGATCAAATATCTTATTAA
- a CDS encoding lysophospholipid acyltransferase family protein, with amino-acid sequence MKNHTIQKLIYELVSKLFVFPIYKFVFKGHLIGRDNIPQKDSFIMVSNHGSLLDPPLLGHALGRNISFMAKAELFRIPFLGFIIKACGAYPVRRGIADKNTIKTACKKLSDDNCIGIFIDGTRQKNGRVNKPKQGAALLAFKNQKLLLPVAIVNSHRLIRFRYFIPLFSKIVIKVGKPVQPPQSSSRDDLNYVTMHLQDQINSLIG; translated from the coding sequence ATGAAAAATCATACTATTCAAAAATTAATCTATGAATTAGTTAGCAAGCTTTTTGTATTTCCTATTTATAAATTTGTTTTTAAAGGTCATTTAATAGGTAGAGACAATATTCCGCAAAAAGATTCCTTTATCATGGTTTCTAATCATGGTTCTTTACTTGATCCTCCTTTATTAGGGCATGCCCTTGGACGTAATATATCTTTTATGGCCAAGGCAGAGCTTTTTAGAATCCCTTTCCTCGGCTTTATTATCAAGGCTTGTGGAGCGTATCCTGTAAGAAGAGGAATTGCTGATAAAAACACAATTAAAACAGCATGTAAGAAATTATCAGATGATAATTGTATTGGAATTTTTATTGATGGCACTCGTCAAAAAAATGGTCGAGTAAATAAGCCCAAACAAGGTGCAGCATTATTAGCCTTTAAAAATCAAAAATTATTATTGCCTGTTGCAATAGTTAATTCACATAGACTAATAAGATTTAGATATTTTATTCCTTTATTTTCAAAAATAGTTATTAAAGTGGGAAAACCTGTTCAACCTCCACAAAGTTCATCAAGAGATGATCTGAATTATGTAACAATGCATCTTCAAGATCAAATTAATTCTTTAATTGGATGA
- a CDS encoding molecular chaperone gives MTNKLQQRENFSTLVIHSTDNSFGFGYRKNSNSESDELFIKKFDNDLCNILINDLNNFISKENLQEINRLSVSVGPANFNASRLIVVLARTISQQINCPLDSFSSFEIMAKRIASKNNILINKKSFWIYKKLKRKGVIAGKYEICHNENNPSDLVIRETVLPKVVKDLDSREPFFEAIYDDKEDLRELLDLSNKNLLNSNIDSWKKVLPLYPLSPIN, from the coding sequence ATGACAAATAAACTTCAACAAAGAGAAAATTTCTCTACATTAGTGATTCATAGCACAGATAATTCTTTTGGCTTTGGGTATAGAAAAAACAGTAATTCTGAATCTGATGAATTATTCATCAAAAAATTTGATAATGACCTTTGCAACATCTTAATAAATGATCTTAACAACTTCATTTCCAAAGAAAATTTACAAGAAATAAATAGGTTATCTGTCAGTGTAGGTCCTGCAAATTTTAATGCTTCTCGACTTATTGTAGTTTTAGCAAGAACTATCTCACAACAAATCAATTGTCCTCTAGACAGTTTTAGTTCATTTGAAATAATGGCAAAAAGAATTGCATCAAAAAATAATATCTTGATAAACAAAAAATCATTCTGGATCTACAAAAAATTAAAACGAAAGGGTGTTATTGCTGGTAAATATGAAATTTGTCATAACGAAAACAATCCCTCGGATCTAGTCATTCGAGAAACAGTTTTACCAAAAGTAGTCAAAGATCTTGATAGTAGAGAACCTTTTTTTGAAGCTATTTACGATGATAAAGAAGATTTAAGAGAACTATTAGATTTATCTAATAAAAATTTATTAAATTCAAATATAGATTCCTGGAAAAAAGTTTTGCCTCTTTACCCTCTTTCTCCAATTAACTAA
- a CDS encoding Ycf34 family protein: MCICINCKWVDRCITYHDVENNHGVDHICDLPDFKAKKPFIHVNIVKDNNGDYKTDWDVQSCESFENEFGKWSKCNPGMELPV, from the coding sequence ATGTGCATTTGCATCAACTGTAAATGGGTTGATAGATGTATCACATATCATGATGTTGAAAATAATCATGGTGTTGATCATATTTGTGATCTACCTGATTTTAAAGCAAAAAAACCATTCATTCATGTCAATATAGTTAAAGATAATAATGGTGATTATAAAACTGATTGGGATGTTCAATCTTGTGAAAGTTTTGAAAATGAATTTGGTAAATGGTCTAAATGCAACCCTGGTATGGAATTACCTGTTTAA
- a CDS encoding CCA tRNA nucleotidyltransferase, whose protein sequence is MKKSFHTDHTLIIDELETSIKVHNLDLILGFLPTGSYLVGGYIRDIILGRKTEKLDVDIVVPLNAIEIGKKIADNIRSKLIILDKKREVVRIILNNIYIDIANQVSSSIEGDLCSRDLSINSIAFLFDKKSLFDPLNGLKDLEISLLRTHSENNLLNDPLRILRCFRFVSELNFKIDSRLLDFIKKNKRNLHLVAKERITYEIQKIVNGANALDAVLLIKKLNIFDTENLFEDSFYLDLEKINYGELDQEEQDKYLPSFFIAQILDVVTLEKLQFSKADIAKNKLLRKWHLLLKNKNIAQLDEFDRFKLHQELEMFLPSFIFYLPENLQLDWLHRWRDNDDKLFHPSNIVNGDVIKKNLEIKDGPILGELLQYLSKELAYKRLNNFDEAIYKAKRWIEQNAPKCD, encoded by the coding sequence ATGAAAAAGAGCTTTCACACAGATCATACACTAATAATTGATGAATTAGAAACAAGTATAAAAGTTCATAATTTGGATTTAATCTTAGGTTTTTTACCTACAGGATCATATTTGGTTGGTGGTTATATAAGAGATATTATTTTGGGAAGAAAAACTGAAAAGTTGGATGTTGATATTGTGGTACCTTTAAATGCAATTGAAATTGGTAAAAAGATTGCAGATAATATTAGATCAAAATTAATAATTTTAGATAAAAAAAGAGAAGTAGTAAGAATTATTCTTAACAATATTTATATTGATATTGCTAATCAAGTTTCATCTTCCATAGAAGGAGATTTATGTTCTAGAGATTTGTCGATTAATTCAATTGCTTTTTTATTTGATAAGAAGAGTTTGTTTGATCCATTAAATGGTCTTAAAGATCTTGAGATTTCTTTGCTTAGAACTCATTCTGAAAACAATTTATTAAATGATCCTTTACGAATTTTAAGATGTTTTCGATTTGTTTCAGAATTGAATTTTAAAATTGATTCAAGATTACTTGATTTTATAAAAAAAAATAAAAGGAACTTACATCTTGTCGCAAAAGAGAGAATTACTTATGAAATACAGAAAATAGTAAATGGTGCAAATGCTCTTGATGCAGTATTGTTGATAAAAAAATTAAATATATTTGATACTGAAAATTTATTTGAAGATTCTTTTTATTTGGATTTAGAGAAAATTAATTATGGAGAACTTGATCAGGAAGAACAAGATAAATATTTACCATCATTTTTTATTGCTCAAATCTTAGATGTTGTAACTTTAGAGAAACTGCAATTTAGTAAAGCTGATATTGCAAAAAATAAGTTATTGCGAAAATGGCACCTTCTCTTGAAAAACAAAAATATCGCTCAGTTAGATGAATTTGACAGATTTAAATTACATCAAGAATTAGAAATGTTTCTGCCATCTTTTATTTTTTATTTACCTGAAAACTTACAATTAGATTGGCTTCATAGATGGCGTGACAACGATGATAAATTATTTCATCCCTCAAACATAGTTAATGGTGATGTAATTAAAAAAAATTTGGAAATCAAGGATGGACCTATCTTGGGAGAGCTTTTACAGTATCTTTCTAAGGAACTTGCATATAAGAGATTGAATAATTTTGATGAAGCTATTTATAAAGCAAAGCGATGGATTGAACAAAATGCGCCAAAATGTGATTAA
- a CDS encoding RNA recognition motif domain-containing protein has translation MSIRIYIGNLPQGFNPKEFDTLLKSVSDSIRFKAVLDKETKECRGFGFATSNNEDNANLLIQKLNGFEFNGSKLRVELSEKKDSASNKRNSGKLNKNKKRKDFKKIVHSDAPNLEAPDPRWAGELSKLKDLLANQKTPA, from the coding sequence ATGAGTATTCGCATTTACATTGGTAACTTACCACAAGGATTTAATCCAAAAGAATTTGATACACTTTTAAAGTCAGTTTCTGATTCGATTAGATTTAAAGCAGTTTTAGATAAGGAAACTAAGGAATGCAGGGGTTTTGGTTTTGCGACTTCTAATAATGAAGATAATGCTAATTTATTAATTCAAAAGTTAAATGGTTTTGAATTTAATGGTTCTAAATTAAGAGTAGAGCTATCAGAAAAGAAAGATTCTGCTTCAAATAAAAGAAATAGTGGAAAATTAAATAAGAATAAGAAGCGGAAAGACTTTAAGAAAATTGTTCACAGTGATGCACCTAACTTAGAAGCTCCTGATCCAAGATGGGCTGGAGAACTATCTAAATTAAAAGATTTGTTGGCTAATCAGAAGACTCCTGCTTAG
- a CDS encoding phytoene synthase yields the protein MKNSISQLDQAYEICRKETQKWAKTFYLGTLLLPVEKRKAIWAIYVWCRRTDEIMDSLEASTKSQDELAENLNEWEENTKNVFKGNIKSELDAVLLDTIEKYPQSIQPYLDMIDGQRMDLNKFRYKDFDELKLYCYRVAGTVGLMTQNVMGIDSAYTSAPWSAKPDPSEAAIALGIANQLTNILRDVGEDRQRGRIYLPQEDIEKFNYSEEKLLKGEINKQWKALMNFQLNRARDWFQKSEDGIKWLSSDARWPVWTSLRLYRGILDSIERLDYDVFNNRAYVKNSVKAFEIPISFLISRIR from the coding sequence TTGAAAAATTCAATTTCTCAACTAGATCAAGCATACGAGATATGCCGAAAAGAAACCCAAAAATGGGCTAAAACCTTTTACTTGGGAACGCTTCTGCTACCTGTAGAGAAAAGAAAAGCCATTTGGGCTATTTATGTTTGGTGTAGAAGAACAGATGAAATAATGGATAGCTTAGAAGCTTCAACTAAATCGCAAGATGAACTAGCAGAAAATTTAAACGAATGGGAAGAAAATACAAAGAATGTTTTTAAAGGCAACATTAAATCCGAATTAGATGCCGTTCTACTAGACACCATCGAAAAATATCCACAAAGTATTCAACCTTATCTAGACATGATAGATGGCCAGAGAATGGATCTTAATAAATTTAGATACAAAGATTTTGATGAATTAAAACTCTATTGTTATAGAGTCGCAGGGACAGTTGGTTTGATGACTCAGAATGTCATGGGAATTGATAGTGCGTACACATCCGCTCCATGGAGTGCCAAACCTGACCCCTCAGAAGCCGCTATAGCTCTAGGTATAGCTAATCAATTAACGAATATATTGAGAGATGTCGGCGAAGATAGGCAAAGAGGTAGAATTTATCTTCCTCAAGAGGATATTGAAAAATTTAATTATTCTGAAGAAAAACTTTTAAAAGGTGAAATAAACAAACAATGGAAAGCACTAATGAACTTTCAATTAAATAGAGCTCGCGATTGGTTCCAGAAATCTGAAGATGGAATCAAATGGTTATCTTCTGACGCAAGATGGCCTGTTTGGACATCCTTACGACTTTACAGAGGAATATTAGATTCTATAGAAAGGCTAGACTATGATGTCTTTAATAATAGAGCTTATGTAAAAAATTCAGTAAAAGCTTTTGAAATTCCTATATCTTTTTTAATTTCTCGAATTAGATGA
- the pds gene encoding 15-cis-phytoene desaturase: MRVVIAGAGLAGLSCAKYLVDNGHIPIVLEARDVLGGKVAAWKDEDGDWYETGLHIFFGAYPNMLQLFKELDIEDRLQWKSHSMIFNQPSEPGTYSRFDFPDIPAPVNGVSAILSNNDMLSWNEKILFGLGLVPAMLRGQKYLDKCDTKSWTDWLKEHNIPERVNDEVFIAMSKALNFIGPDEISSTVLLTALNRFLQEKNGSKMAFLDGAPPERLCQPIVDYITARGGEVHMNSPLREINLNEDSTVKSFTVASLDKNEKKELTADAYVSAMPVDLFKLMIPKQWKGLDAFSKLDGLNGVPVINIHLWFDKKLTDIDHLLFSRSPLLSVYADMSITCKEYEDPNRSMLELVFAPAKDWINRSEQDIVNATMEELKKLFPTHFMGDDKTNLRKYKVVKTPRSVYKAVPGCQEFRPSQKSPIKNFFLAGDYTMQKYLASMEGAVLSGKLCAESINKEYSKIPQNVSA; the protein is encoded by the coding sequence ATGCGTGTTGTAATTGCTGGTGCAGGTTTAGCAGGTTTATCTTGTGCTAAATATTTAGTCGATAATGGACACATCCCTATCGTACTTGAAGCTAGAGATGTTTTAGGCGGTAAAGTTGCCGCATGGAAAGATGAAGATGGAGATTGGTATGAAACTGGGTTACATATATTTTTTGGAGCCTACCCAAATATGTTGCAACTTTTTAAGGAACTGGATATTGAAGATAGACTCCAATGGAAAAGTCATTCAATGATTTTTAATCAGCCATCAGAGCCCGGAACTTACAGCAGATTTGATTTTCCCGATATACCCGCGCCAGTTAATGGTGTATCAGCAATACTAAGCAATAATGATATGCTTTCATGGAATGAAAAGATTCTTTTTGGGTTAGGTTTAGTGCCTGCAATGTTGAGAGGACAAAAGTACTTAGATAAATGTGATACAAAATCATGGACAGATTGGCTAAAAGAGCACAATATACCGGAAAGAGTTAATGATGAAGTATTTATAGCGATGAGTAAAGCTCTTAATTTCATTGGACCGGATGAAATATCATCTACAGTTTTACTAACAGCATTAAACAGATTTCTACAAGAAAAAAATGGTTCTAAAATGGCATTTCTTGACGGAGCTCCTCCAGAAAGACTATGTCAACCAATTGTTGATTATATTACTGCTCGTGGTGGTGAAGTTCACATGAATAGTCCATTAAGGGAAATCAATCTTAATGAAGACAGCACTGTTAAAAGTTTTACTGTTGCCTCCTTAGATAAAAACGAAAAGAAAGAGCTAACGGCTGATGCTTATGTAAGTGCAATGCCTGTAGATCTCTTTAAATTAATGATCCCAAAACAATGGAAAGGGTTAGATGCTTTTTCAAAATTAGATGGCTTAAATGGTGTGCCAGTCATTAATATCCATTTATGGTTTGACAAAAAATTAACAGATATTGATCATTTATTATTTAGCAGATCACCACTGCTCAGCGTTTATGCAGATATGAGTATTACCTGCAAAGAATATGAAGATCCAAATAGATCAATGCTTGAGTTGGTTTTTGCACCAGCAAAAGATTGGATAAATAGGAGTGAGCAGGATATTGTTAATGCAACTATGGAGGAACTTAAAAAATTATTCCCAACTCATTTCATGGGAGACGATAAAACAAACTTACGAAAATATAAAGTAGTCAAAACTCCAAGATCTGTTTATAAAGCAGTTCCTGGATGCCAAGAGTTCAGACCTAGTCAAAAATCGCCTATTAAAAACTTCTTTTTAGCAGGTGATTATACTATGCAAAAATATTTAGCATCAATGGAGGGTGCTGTTTTAAGTGGTAAATTATGCGCAGAATCAATTAATAAGGAGTACTCCAAAATTCCTCAAAATGTTTCTGCATGA
- the ndhM gene encoding NAD(P)H-quinone oxidoreductase subunit M, whose translation MEKMLLKSTTRHVRIFTAEVVDEELKFHPNKLTLDLDPDNEFIWNEDSLNKINEKFNELIKERAGKDLDDYELRKIGSEIEGLIKFLLQNGQLSYNPDCRVMNYSMGLPKTNEVL comes from the coding sequence ATGGAAAAAATGCTTTTAAAATCGACTACTAGGCATGTAAGAATTTTTACTGCCGAAGTGGTAGATGAAGAATTAAAGTTTCATCCCAATAAACTAACTCTTGATTTAGATCCTGATAACGAATTTATTTGGAACGAAGATTCTCTAAATAAAATAAATGAAAAATTCAATGAATTAATAAAAGAGAGAGCAGGAAAGGATTTAGATGATTATGAACTTCGAAAAATAGGATCAGAAATTGAAGGTTTGATTAAATTTTTGCTTCAAAATGGTCAGCTTAGCTATAACCCTGATTGTAGAGTAATGAATTATTCAATGGGTTTACCAAAGACAAATGAAGTGCTGTGA